CTGAATCAGGCTTCGACCAAGTGGTATTCATCACCTCTTCTTGGGGCCTAGGTGAAATGGTCGTGCAAGGCGCGGTGAACCCAGATGAGTTCTACGTTCATAAGCCAATGCTAGAAGCGGGTCACTACCCAGTTGTTAAAAAGACGTTTGGTTCTAAGTTGATCAAGATGATCTACTCAACCAACCAAGAGATCGGCAAGCAAGTTGATATCATCGACACAGATACTCAAGAGCGTAACGAGTTTTCATTGAACGATGAAGAGATCAAAGAATTAGCAAAACAAGCAATGATCATCGAGAAGCACTACCAACGTCCGATGGACATTGAGTGGGCAAAAGATGGCATCGACGGCAAGCTTTACATCGTTCAAGCGCGTCCTGAAACCGTATGTTCTCAGAGCGACCAAAACGTTATCGAGCGTTACGAGCTAAACAACAAGGCAGATGTCTTAGTTGAAGGCCGTGCTATCGGTCAACGTATCGGTTCAGGCCCGGTTCGTTTGGTTGACTCTCTAGACCAAATGTCACTGGTTCAAGAAGGTGACGTACTGGTAACAGACATGACAGACCCAGACTGGGAACCTGTGATGAAGAAAGCGTCTGCGATTGTGACTAACCGTGGTGGCCGTACTTGTCACGCAGCAATCATTGCTCGCGAGCTTGGTATCCCTGCAATTGTTGGTTGTGGTACCGCGACAAGCAGCCTGAATGATGGCGACACCGTAACAGTGTCATGTTCAGAAGGCGAAACAGGTTACGTTTACAACGGCGAACTCGACTTTGAGATCAAACGTTCTGAAGTTGATGAGCTACCAATGCTGCCAACCAAAGTAATGATGAATGTGGGTAACCCAGATCGTGCCTTCGACTTCGCTCAAATCCCGAACGAAGGTGTTGGCCTTGCTCGTCTTGAATTCATCATCAACAAGATGATCGGTATTCACCCGAAAGCTCTGCTGAACTTCGATGAGCAAACGGATGAGATCAAAGCAGAAATCAACCAGCGCATTCGTGGCTACAAAAATCCGATCGATTTCTACGTAAGCAAACTAACAGAAGGCATCGCGACTATCGCTTCTGCATTCTGGCCTAAGCGTGTGATCGTACGTATGTCTGACTTCAAGTCGAACGAATACAGCAACCTAGTCGGTGGTAAAACGTTTGAACCGCATGAAGAGAACCCAATGCTGGGCTTCCGTGGCGCATCTCGTTACATCTCACCAGTATTCGAAGACTGTTTCGAGCTAGAGACTCAAGCAATCAAACGCGTTCGCAACGAAATGGGTCTTAAGAACGTTGAAATCATGATCCCATTCGTTCGTACTCCAAGCGAAGCAGCATCGGTTATCGACATTCTGGCTAAGTTCGATCTTCGTCGTGGCGACCAAGGTCTGAAGGTCATCATGATGTGTGAGCTACCATCGAATGCGATTTTGGCTGAGGAATTCTTGAAGTACTTCGATGGCTTCTCTATCGGTTCAAACGACATGACACAGCTGACACTTGGCCTAGACCGAGATTCAGGTGACGTTGCTCACTTATTCGATGAGCGTAACCCAGCGGTGAAAGCGATGCTGAAAATGGCAATCGATGCAGCAGCTAAAGCGGGTAAATACGTAGGAATTTGTGGCCAAGGCCCATCAGACCATGACGACCTAGCGGAGTGGTTAATGGAACAAGGCATCAGCTCTGTTTCACTAAACCCAGATACGGTTATCGACACGTGGTTGAAGCTTGGTAACGTTGCAAACAAGTAACGCTTAGCGTCAACAAGTAGATATAGAGTCAACAACTAGATATAGAGTCAACAAAGCCAGTCATCGCGACTGGCTTTTTTGTTCACCGAAAGCCAACAAAGATAACCTGCCTAGCATAACAAACATTGGTATCGAGCTGACCTTACGTTATCCTTTACACAATTCTTCATTGAGAGGTTTGTCACCAATACAAACCTAACTTCAAGACTGATAAGAGCGTTATGAATTCGACTACCGCAACTCCCTCGCCTTCTCTTGGCCGACAACTCTATACAATGACATGGCCAATGCTGTTTGGGGTGCTTTCCCTAATGAGCTTCCAGCTTGTCGACAGTGCTTTTATTGGCCAACTGGGCGTGCTGCCGCTCGCTGTTCAAGGCTTCACGCTTCCAATACAGATGATCATCATTGGTATTCAGGTCGGGTTAGGTATCGCGACAACCGCGGTAATCGCTAGAGCCATTGGCGCGAATGAAACGCGCTACGCTAAGCAACTAGGTGGATTAGTGATTGCGATGGGCAGCGTGAGTGTTGCGCTTTTCTCCGTCATCATCTACCTATTGCGTGGGCCTATTTTACAGTTGTTGGATGCGCCACCGACGGTATTGCCAATCATTGATACTTATTGGATCTATTGGCTAGTCAGCTCTTGGACAGGTGCGTTGCTCTACTTTTTCTACAGTGTGTGTCGTGCCAATGGTAATACCATGCTACCCGGTTCAATGATGATCGCGACCAGTATCATCAACTTGATATTGGACCCGATTTTCATCTTTACGCTCGATATGGGCATCAATGGAGCCGCCATTGCGACCATCTTGGCGTTCGGCGCGGGTATCTTTATCGTAGCACCAAAGGTCACCAAGAAGCATTGGATGACCTTCGACTGGCACGACCTCGACATCAGCAAGAGTGTTCGCTCCATCGGTAACATCATGGGGCCTGCGATGATCAGTCAGCTGCTGCCTCCTATTTCATCCATGTTCGCCACTAAGCTGCTTGCTGGCTATGGCACAGCTGCCGTTGCAGCTTGGGCGCTAGGTTCACGTTTTGAATTCTTCTCGATTGTCGCTGTGCTAGCACTAACGATGTCGATGCCTCCGATGATTGGCCGCATGTTGGGAGAAAACAACCTAGGTAACATACGCAAGCTCGTTAAGATTGCAGTGATGTTCGTATTGGGTTTCCAATTAGTGATTGCACTGGTGACTTGGTTGTTCTCAGGCGGACTGGCAAGCCTAATGACCAGTGAAAGCGAAGTCTCAACGATTTTGAACTATCACCTACTGATCGTGCCTATCAGCTTAGGGCCATTGGGAATCTGTATGCTAATGGTTTCCGTATCTAACGCTCTGGGCAAGTCCTACACCGCCTTGACGATTTCAGCGCTGCGCCTGTTCGCCTTCTTCTTACCTTGCTTGTGGGTTGGCTCTCAGCTTGCGGGTATTGAAGGCCTATTCTGGGGCGCAATGGCAGGTAATGTGCTTGCCGGCACCTGTGCATGGTTCATGTATCAGCGCGCGCTAAAACAAGTCGAGCTTAAACTGCCAAGCGAATAATCAAACAGAACACTCCAAAATAAAGCAGCAACTTCAGCTGCTTTTTTAGGATCTAAATCCTAGTTCGCATCCTATTGAAAAGCTGTTTTTTGTGAATTTAGCTCTCTAATACAACCTTATTTTCAATTAACCACCCACCTTTACTCACTACCACATTCGCAAGGTAAATGATTGATTGCCATACATTTACAATACCAATCAATTCAATTTTTTGCCTTTCCTTATAACTTGTCCTAGATCATCAAAGGGTTCAAAAATGCAACCTTTGGTTTTAAATATGTAAACCTTGATGCGGTTTAAGAAATTAAACCTCATTTGGCTACCTTTGGTGATCTTGTTCAAATTCCGCTCGTGATATAGGTCTAAAACTTACGATTTGTTGATGTTTTGAACGCTCACTTCAGGTTTACAGAAGTTTACCGCACCTTGTGGGAATACCACCAAAGGAGTAGATTTCAGTCATTGAGTTCAAAAATGTAAACCGAAATCATGAATGTAAAACAAGTTCGATTCACCGATGAAGACAGAGAATGCTTAAGCAATTACTTCCGCTTAGCAGACACAATTGCCGATTTGATTGGTCCCTACTGTGAAGTAGTCATCCATTCATTTGAAAGCTTAGAAAACTCAGTCGTAAAGATCGTCAATGGTCATCATACGGGGCGTGAAATTGGCTCACCGATCACCGATTTAGGTTTACGCATGTGGAGCACATTCGAGAAAACTGGCGAAGTTTCACCGAAGAGCTATTTCACCAACGCAGCAGACGGGTCTCTACTGAAATCGACCACCTGTGTACTGGCTGGTCCACAACAAAAGCCGATTGGCATGCTGTGTATCAACATGAACTTATCTTTCCCATTCCCAGAAATCGTCAAAACGTTGATGCCGCAATGCAATGTGCCGCAAACCATTGTCAGCGAGACATTCAGCAACAATGCAAACGACGTCAT
The nucleotide sequence above comes from Vibrio atlanticus. Encoded proteins:
- the ppsA gene encoding phosphoenolpyruvate synthase; amino-acid sequence: MQNNTLWFNGLSMEDVDKVGGKNASLGEMVSNLANAGVSVPNGFATTSYAFNNFLDYKGLDERIHQLLDELDVEDVDALRKTGATIRQWVLDAPFPESLEQDIRDNYRELIEGNEELSVAVRSSATAEDLPDASFAGQQETFLNVKGIDAVIEATKHVFASLFNDRAISYRVHQGFDHRGISLSAGIQRMVRSDKASSGVMFTLDTESGFDQVVFITSSWGLGEMVVQGAVNPDEFYVHKPMLEAGHYPVVKKTFGSKLIKMIYSTNQEIGKQVDIIDTDTQERNEFSLNDEEIKELAKQAMIIEKHYQRPMDIEWAKDGIDGKLYIVQARPETVCSQSDQNVIERYELNNKADVLVEGRAIGQRIGSGPVRLVDSLDQMSLVQEGDVLVTDMTDPDWEPVMKKASAIVTNRGGRTCHAAIIARELGIPAIVGCGTATSSLNDGDTVTVSCSEGETGYVYNGELDFEIKRSEVDELPMLPTKVMMNVGNPDRAFDFAQIPNEGVGLARLEFIINKMIGIHPKALLNFDEQTDEIKAEINQRIRGYKNPIDFYVSKLTEGIATIASAFWPKRVIVRMSDFKSNEYSNLVGGKTFEPHEENPMLGFRGASRYISPVFEDCFELETQAIKRVRNEMGLKNVEIMIPFVRTPSEAASVIDILAKFDLRRGDQGLKVIMMCELPSNAILAEEFLKYFDGFSIGSNDMTQLTLGLDRDSGDVAHLFDERNPAVKAMLKMAIDAAAKAGKYVGICGQGPSDHDDLAEWLMEQGISSVSLNPDTVIDTWLKLGNVANK
- a CDS encoding MATE family efflux transporter, translated to MNSTTATPSPSLGRQLYTMTWPMLFGVLSLMSFQLVDSAFIGQLGVLPLAVQGFTLPIQMIIIGIQVGLGIATTAVIARAIGANETRYAKQLGGLVIAMGSVSVALFSVIIYLLRGPILQLLDAPPTVLPIIDTYWIYWLVSSWTGALLYFFYSVCRANGNTMLPGSMMIATSIINLILDPIFIFTLDMGINGAAIATILAFGAGIFIVAPKVTKKHWMTFDWHDLDISKSVRSIGNIMGPAMISQLLPPISSMFATKLLAGYGTAAVAAWALGSRFEFFSIVAVLALTMSMPPMIGRMLGENNLGNIRKLVKIAVMFVLGFQLVIALVTWLFSGGLASLMTSESEVSTILNYHLLIVPISLGPLGICMLMVSVSNALGKSYTALTISALRLFAFFLPCLWVGSQLAGIEGLFWGAMAGNVLAGTCAWFMYQRALKQVELKLPSE
- a CDS encoding helix-turn-helix transcriptional regulator, with amino-acid sequence MNVKQVRFTDEDRECLSNYFRLADTIADLIGPYCEVVIHSFESLENSVVKIVNGHHTGREIGSPITDLGLRMWSTFEKTGEVSPKSYFTNAADGSLLKSTTCVLAGPQQKPIGMLCINMNLSFPFPEIVKTLMPQCNVPQTIVSETFSNNANDVIQQALSSAINEVDQDESVSSKGRNKAIIRCLFDNGVFELKETTTQVSEQLGISRQAVYKFIREFKSE